The genomic region atttctgttcttgctcctgttttaaaataatcagcacatgactgaacaaaactttttttttttttgtcatgaatTTGCAGTCAGAAGCTTATAGACTTGTTTGTGAGGTAATGGATTTGAGTTtatgggtgcgtctcaatcagctccacaggtcagtagtcaggacactgatcagggagtgGACCATTtgaagggctgtctcaattgcGAAATCCTACCAGTGTGCACTGGCACGTTCGCTCGGTAaaatatcccacaatgcaccacgaAAACCAAGGAGCTTAGATGTTCACTATTTTCCCTTACTGAAAATGACGCCATGTTTTCAGAAGCCTCTCAGATCGAACAATGGGGCGGACGAACGCTGTTGTTGTCGATCTCAAATGGTTACTTACGTTAGcgattttttactttatttgacgttctatatattgtttatttgagtctaacgactttaatgattttttaaaaatctactgACTAGTCTACGATCctacttgaagtaccatgacagactAATGAATATGCCATATAATGTTAGAAAGATGTCCGTCCCGCATGTTGAGGTTAAGTGCcagtggtgatgttttacaGCGCGAGTACGTAATCATGTTACCGGAAACTGAGTCATCAGGGTCCTAATGTGTAGTGAGTCAGGGTCTTTACCAGTGCCCGAGCTCATGTACACCgtatactgattcaccacctagggatcgagggagctgatcgagacgcaccctactgtatgttttgtgtaatgTGAAACATTAATGTTGTTTTCTATGTATTTGATTTATTCAGGATGAAGTTGATGCCCGGAGGGCGCTGCAGCTATCACTCACCTGTTAAGACAGCTTGAGTGGGTGTTACGAACCCGTAGTGGGTGCTACGAAAAATAATCTGCcaaacaaaatgaatcaaagagacagagactgaaTGCAGtcgatacaaaaaaaatcatttgtaaaatagACATTTGATTGAATGACAGTTTATagtttttatgtgtattttaggaaaatataagaTGTAAATTACGTCCAAGTCACTTGAGAGCATTACTGTAAATTAATGTAAACCTCTAGCTCTCTAGATTATTTGTtggaataataagaagaagaatttgtgtttcacattttttagacctgaatgttataaatgttaggaagactttttatttattttttaatatcttatcttttttatttattcatttcaggcATACTGTTTTAGTCTTTTTTACTCATGTACAAGccatttatttagaaatgtgatatttagatatttaaacaaaatctaattTCATATATCATgcaattttaagtaaaaaaataaagatatggGATTgatgcatgaaagggttcatTATTATACTCTGGCACGAATACGACACCTTTGTGTTGCTATATGAGTAAGAAACATAAACACCCATGTGGCCGGTGTTAGCCGCTGGAACAATATCTATGACTCTGTGTAGACCAGCACACTGGCAGGTACACACACCACAGGAAAACTGCAAATATTTGCCTGTGCTAAGAGCGGCCTGTTCTCCTGAAGCTGTTATTTAATGAAGTATAACCTTGTTGAAGGGCAAACAGTTGGAGCTGTTTTAGTGATGTTTTAGTGTTGTAGCTCTATAGCGCTCTAGATTatttgttgtaataataattgtgtttcacattttttagacctgaatgttataaatgttaggaagactttttgtttattttttaatatcttatcttttttatttattcatttcaggcATACTGTTTTAGTCTTTTTTATGCTGCCTGACATGTAGAGAAGTGACTGTTACCAATAAAGTGAATTATTTCttttaacagcatgtcctgaagtgctttattcctcttatactacagcagtttttatttattaaggaacaacacatcatacctgtttatctgtttatagctgtgttGTAGAAAGTCTGAGAAACAAAGTAGTTTCTTATCACTTGTGTTGTAAGACCTATAAACAGTCGATCCCCCACCAGCcgctcatttttattttctcttgaagttaatacaacaacaacaacaaaatgcagcttgtcatggtACTTAGAAACTATCAAGTCCTCCATCCTGAACACTGTTTCATGTTGGAACACTTGAAGGAACAGTTTTATCACTGACTGTTCcaaagtgctgaaactggagGCTCcgtcataaatgttaaatacggTAAATGTGTCCTTAATTATCATTAACTGCAAGCTGAAATTCAgatccatcatctcatatccatctttagATCTTAAAGCctaatgtcttcagtgtatagcgaaaacaaaagacttggccttgctgttgcaatacttttggagggggaTGTATTTAGCTATGATGCTGCTATAGTGTTACTATAGCACCCTATTGTAACTATGGTAACTATCGTTGTTATAGTGTTGACCATGACGTGATCCTGGCCTTACTCtgatatacagtgagggaaagaagtatttgatcccctgctgattttgttcgtttgcccactgacaatgaaatgatcagtgtataattttaatggtatgtttatttgaacagtgagacagaataacaacaagaaaatccagaaaaacgcatgtcaaaaatgttataaattgatttgcattttaatgagggaaataagtatttgaccccctctcaatcagaaagatttctggctcccaggtgtcttttatacaggtaacgagctgagattaggagcacactcttaaagggagtgctcctaatctcagcttgttacctgtatagaagacacctgtccacagaagcaatcaatcaatcagattccaaactctccaccatggccaagaccaaagagctctccaaggatgtcagggacaagattgtagacctacacaagtctggaatgggctattcaattcaattcagttttatttgtatagcgctttttacaatagacattgtctcaaagcggctttacagaaatatcaacacggtacacagatattaaaggtgtgaatttatcccaactgagcaagccactgagtggcgacggtggcgaggaaaaactccctaagatgttttaagaggaagaaaccttgagaggaacccgactcagaagggaacccatcctcatctgggtaacaacagatagtgtgaaaaagttcattatggatttatatgaagtctgtatggccttaggagcagccgtagtcccagcagtctggaattagagaagatttgagctccatccagaggcagaaaggatctggatctctagtatctccataaattcatgtggggctcggcgaaaggagagagggagaaaaaagattattatgactgcgaagtagtagaacagaatctagtcagggtaggcttgagtaaacaaatacgttttaagcctagacttaaacactgagactgtgtctgagtcccgaacactaataggaagactgttccataactgtggggctctataagagaaagctctcccccctgctgtagccttcactattcgaggtaccgtcaaatagcctgcatcttttgatctaagtaggcgtggcggatcatataaaaccaaaaggtcgcttagatattgtgacgcgagaccatttagtgctttataggttaataaaagtattttatagttaatgcgagattttactgggagccaatgcagtgttgataatatcggtgtgatatggtcatatcttctagttctagttaggactctagcagctgcattctggactaactggagcttatttatattcctactggaacatccagacagtaaggcattacagtaatctaatctagaggtgacgaatgcatgaactagtatttccgcatcatgtagtgctacaagaccattgccaagcagcttggtgagaaggtgacaacagttggtgcgattattcgcaaatggaagaaacacaaaagaactgtcaatctccctcggcctggggctccatgcaagatctcacctcgtggagttgcaatgatcatgagaacagtgaggaatcagcccagaactacacgggaggatcttgtcaatgatctcaaggcagctgggaccatagtcaccaagaaaacaattggtaacacactacgccgtgaaggactgaaatcctgcagtgcccgcaaggtccgctgctcaagaaaacacatatacatgcccgtctgaagactgccaatgaacatctgaatgattcagaggacaactgggtgaaagtgttgtggtcagatgagaccaaaatggagctctttggcatcaactcaactcgccgtgtttggaggaggaggaatgctgcctatgaccccaagaacaccatccccaccgtcaaacatggaggtggaaacattatgctttgggggggtttttctgctaaggggacaggacaacttcaccgcatcaaagggacgatggacggggccatgtaccgtcaaatcttgggttagaacctccttccctcagccagggcattgaaaatgggtcgtggatgggtattccagcatgacaatgacccaaaacacacggccaaggcaacaaaggagtggctcaagaagaagcacattaaggtcctggagtggcctagccagtctccagaccttaatcccatagaaaatctgtggagggagctgaaggttcgagttgccaaacgtcagcctcgaaaccttaatgacttggagaagatctgcaaagaggagtgggacaaaatccctcctgagatgtgtgcaaacctggtggccaactacaagaaacgtctgacctctgtgattgccaacaagggttttgccaccaagtactaagtcatgttttgcagaggggtcaaatacttatttccctcattaaaatgcaaatcaatttataacatttttgacatgcgtttttctggattttcttgttgttattctgtctctcacttttcaaataaatctaccattaaagttatagactgatcatttctttgtcagtgggcaaacgtacaaaatcagcaggggatcaaatacttttttccctcactgtagatagatagagagacggGATAAGaaacataatattaaaatattagaataaagaatttgtaaattttatttatttgtatgctgtttttttacacaacttatttattttacaaataaataaaatgtacaaattctttattctaatattttgagatactggattttttatttcggtgagctgtaagccgtaatcagagattaaaacaaaaaaaggcttacaatatttcactttatgtgtaatgaatctagaatatgaatatttttttaaattaaattacggaaaaaagtcatcttttccacgatattctaattattttcttttttctaacaCAGTTTATAGCACAGTTACATACAGAAGTCTAGCTGCATAGATTTGCAACTACAAAGCACTGTGTGAATTTCCTTCATGTGACTTATGCTGATAAATAAGCCATTAATTATGTGcccatgaaataaaatgaaacaaaaaacaaagactaGGTGCGTACGTGCTTGATGGCTCATGAAATCAGAGGGTATCATGGCCGATGAAGTTTGGATCACCAGACTGGTCCCAAGTGCCCATGCTGGAGAGAAGGGCACTTCAGAAAGAGgtaaaaaccccccaaaatgaCTGACAACTGTGTTGTGCTTATGTTGTACTGGTATACCATTGCcagctatatattatatatatatatatatatatatatatatatatatatatatatatatatatatataaaatttaattcTAGGTGACAAGCTTTTAAACATTTCTGACaaactgtatgtttgtgtttcattGCACACAGCTCCCATGTGAGAAGGAGTTCCAGAAGCATCGCAACAGAATAGCACATCTACGCTTGCACTATTCTTGAATTTGCAGGAACAGCGTATTGCGCAAGTCTGATTTAGGATCCAAACACATAGTTAAATAATTTACTCAGATACTGGCATTCGTCATATTGCCTGCTGTTCTTGTGTATACACATGGCTGTatgaattccatccatccatccatcttctgtaccacttatcctacacaggggagcctgaagcctatcccagaggacaccctggacggggtgccaacccattcacacactacagacagtttacaaatgccaatcagcctacaacgcatgtctttggacaggagGGGGAAATCGgactacctggaggaaacccctgaagcatgggaagaaccctggaggtgtgaggcaaaaatgctaaccactaatccactgtGTCTACTATATGAATTCCTTTTATGCACAAAGCAAGACAGCTCATTTGAAtacctgtaaaaataaatatgcattttttaaaaattattattattggttttAGGAACAAGCACGTCCATAAATCATAACCATATCATGGAAGTAAACTCAAGATTTTTATGCACTATTAAATTAGCCACAGTCTGTCAACAAAAACTATGGTGCAGAAAACTACTCTAAAAACTAAACTGCCATAAATCaccatttgaaatatttaactctAAGCAGACAAATTAGACTTGAACGTTTAGGATACAGTGACCGATTGCCAGCATATcaaatataattcattttttCACTCTGCTGTGAAGTAAAATGTCTCGGATGGTATTCCTTTACCGCAGCTGCCCTCTGTTGCCAGGAAAGTGAATTgcagtaaaaaacaacaacaacaaaaaaaaaaaacactggcaaGTCTTTTCTTTCCCACCTCCAACCGACCATTAAAGCacaatttttcaaatttatctcTGGAAAGGTGATCATTGTAGGTCTGAgaatattgcttttttttttttttttctacaatgaCAAACGGCACCTTTAAATAAGAtgtgaaagtgtgaaaatgaaatCTTCATCATAATCTTTTACGGatgatgggtttttttcagATGAGGGGATTTATTTCCGTCATTCATTCAAGCATGACAAAGAAACATCATCgtacaaatgttttgttttaagaaCACTGAAAATCCAAGCATATACCAAAATTAAAGAGtgatatgtatgtaatatatatatatatatatatatatatatatatacacatacacacacacacacacacacacacatacatacatacatacatatacacacacacacacacacactaggtcTAACAGTCAAATGGTCTACAAATACCCACCTTTCAGAAACACACTGCAGTTGAGCCTCTCAGCATTATACAAAGCCAGCTGGTTGTGCATTAACGCTGTCCCCCTATTAAATCGGTGGACTGTTCCTAACTGCACCAGTGAATGCATTTCCTTCTATTCAGAGGCACATACGCACAACAGCATCTTCATTTGGACACTATTTCTTTGCACACAGGAGTCCAggtattttttgttcattttttccgCCTCACTTTTGGTTTCTTGACTGGTCGAAGGTAGGGGTTATCAATCATGTTTTCCTCATTATTCTTCACAGTAGGCACACCGCCACCAGGTGGCAGAACGGCGTTCTCCTTATCTGCTCCTGTGTCTTCCTGGATtaagtacaaacaaacaaacaaatctgtcACAACTGACATGCAACAGTCTGTAAACTATAATACAACACATACTGATGATGTCAGACAGGCTCATTAATTCAATGTCAGGTGTACTAAACATCAGTACATCCTTTAAAAAAGTACACTGTAATGCTTAATAGTGACGGATGAGAGAGGTCATAAGTAGTTCTTACGCTAATCATGCCGTTGGTGTTGTTTTCCGAGTCGGTCTGGTCGTCCTGCTCAGAGGAGTCCGTCTCCTCCAGGGACTGCAGCTCCAGCTCAGAGGGCAGTAGGGCGCTCAGGTATGGGATAGAGCTTGGCTTTGCTGCGATCACTGAGTATAAGAAGGCAGAGCCATTAATATATCTTCACGCTTATTTTAACTCCAATAAAGAACTCTGACAAAAATGGatttcataaataaacattaacagaAAGTAAAAAGCACTAATAACAATGATACGGtaaaaatgctaaaacaaaTGATATCCATTTGATTTGATGATTTATAGATTTGATTAAAACAGCATGAGCCGTGTTCATCACTTATCACCAGGCAATGTTTTCCCCATCTTTAACTGCCCAGTttcagtgttcctaataaagtgaccgTAAGCATATGATAGAATGTAATATCTAAAGTCTagagtgaaaaaataaataaataaatgactacatTTAACCCAGTCCTTTCTCACAGCGGAGTTCATTTAGATTTTCAAATAACGTTTGTTTCAGCAGACACAAAACCACAGGGCCACACCAGCACGCAGATCTTTATCCACACAATTACTTTTCAGCACTGTCCTTACGTGGAAAAGCAGTAAGGTCATCTTTAAAGAGGCTTTGTGTCTCGCCAGTCTTCGCCATGAATCGTGTGAGTGCCCTCTCGACATCTCGTCTCTGGGAAGCCGCCTTCTCCCTCAGCACCTGGTAATCTGATACAGGCTCGCGAAATGTCTGTACACCagggaggagaagaaaagaaaaaaaagaaagaaagaaaagcatgctTCCATCATGTTGCTGCTCTTAATGTCACATACTAACTTGATTTTGACTAAAAGGCTTCTAACGCTCTCTGCTTAACAGTCCATCACGTGTGTGTAGTTTGACATGTGCATCAACACAGAATGTAAAACTCATGTCTTACCGGGGTTTTGATGTATGTATGAGGGTCTgggaattctgggaaatggCTAGGGATGTAAGCGGGGTGTGTCCGCTTCTGTCCAGCAATAAGAGCCTTGGGAATCACTGGGGAATTCGTCACTGGAGCTGTTGCAAAGCAAGAACAATGACTAAACTAACAGCAGCACTAGAATTATAGGATAAAATCAGCCTGGAGCTCCTAACCAGCCAATTTCAGAGAAGATTTAAAGGGTGTTGGTCTTAATTTTAAGCCATTTAATTGTTCTCAGTCTGGAAATAATTCCAGCATTTACAGTAGCTCCTAAACCTTTCACAACTTAATGGTAATCCTGGGTCACGAACACTGAATCATAAATGATCCTTAATGTCTGATGCCTGCAATTTACATCAGAGTTTCTGTGTTTGGAAGATTTAACGACAATGGCCCTTATTTATCAAGATTAAGATTTGAGTATGGTTAGTCATGGTGTATGATTGGACGGTTACCTCACTGCTGACTTTTTCAAAATACTCGTTAAAATGCATGTCGCGTCACGTTCACGGTTCTTTTCATGGCAGGCGTTTTCAAGGCATAGGTAGcttcagtgaaataaataaaatgtttctatcgcaaacaagatattttcacttttaattACTTATGACCAATTTTACGGTTTGcattatttctttaattatcacataaactatatatttaatgaatgaatgaatgaatgaatgaattaaaatgaatagaAAATGTTCATGGTTTTGCCTTTCTTCACAGCCAATGCGTCTTTCGGCTAATAATGCGATAAAAAATTCCTATGGAAATTTCGTCCCTTCTGGAACGGtcaagtctgtatttttattttattttatttttacagactcTTTTTGTGTGCAGTGTACACCGCTGGAAAGATTCTACTttattttaccttctataaaatTACCAGTAGCGAggttttgcactttttttcttcagtataaagAAAGAAGCCGCCATCTTTGCTATTGTCTCCCGCCAAAACCAAAACGAAACTAAATATTGGTCATGTTTAAAACACGAAACGATAAAATATATAGACATGGCAGAGAAGCAGTGCTTGCAGCGGGTATTAATTatgaagctccacacacacgtTTAGGCTACAGCAGTGGCTACCATgttgtggtcatgtgacctactaacGTTCAAGTACCTTAAAACAAGCACTTGTAATAAACATTAACTAAATCTCCAAGTCATGCTGCAGAATACATCATTTATTtcacactcactgtccactttaatatgTACACCTCTAtattaatcagccaatcatgtggcggcagcagcacaatgcaaaaacgTCATGCGGATCATGAGCAGACTGGTTTGAGtggacaggaagtctatagtaactcagataggcactctttacaaccacggtgagcagaaaagcatctcagaatgacCTGAAAACCTTGAGGTGTGTGCGTTACAGcaagttccactcctgtcagtcaagaacaagaatctgaggctaacATGGGCAGAGACTCAAACAAACTGGACAGCTGCAGACCCACAGAACTGAAGACCCACAGACCTGCTGCTCATTCagtgtttttcgcaccattctgtgtaaactctacagactgttgtgtgcgaaaatcccagcagatctgcagtttctgaaatactcgaaGTCACACTCTAGAGTAGTTTTCTGCATCACAGCTTTTGTTGGCAGACTGTGGCTAATTTAATAGCGCATAAAAATCTACAGAGTTTACCGACAACCACGATCAAAGTCACCGatatcacactttttcttcatcctgatgtttgatgtgaacataactgaagctcttgacctgtatctgccacatgactggctgattaaataactgcatgagtgttcctaataaagtggacagtgagtgtatatcatTCTATTCGAATGCtccttaaaaaacaaaccacgGTACTCTGGTCATTAAGGTGGCCGTTTTAAAACTGATCCTTTAATTACTACCTTTTAATCCATTTGTGATGTGCTGTGTAAAGAATGACAATTATCTGATCATCTATTTGAGATGTAGCCTAGCAagcatttagattttttttctatggATTCCTCCAGTTTCTTAATAAAAGCTACTCTGAGTAAGTCTGTGAATAGTTTATGCAACTTTGATAAGGTTTTTATGAACACACCACCAGACGTAACCTCAAAACGTTGAAGGATGAACGTAGAATGATGAACGGTGATTAACACTTACGTGCCGTTATGACCATCCTCTGTGATCTTTTGGCATACAAGGGGAGTGAGTCTACGTTAAAACCTGTGAATGTTATAACAGAGAagagtcatttttaaaatgtctagaTCAGTCATCAATTAGATTTGACATGAAGCCAAATTCTCACAGAACCCTCCAACCCCAGTTCCTTTCAAAATTTCCTGCCCAATTCCCCTAATGCTTTTCAAATTCACTTCCCTGTTCCCAATGCTCTACATAAACAAGATCAGAATTGCCTTGTACACGCTATGGAATGCACAGCATTTGACAGGACCAGTCATGCTTACCTATTTCCACCAATGTAATAACCACGTCTGAGAGAGTAGGGCTGCTTCTGGCTG from Ictalurus furcatus strain D&B chromosome 15, Billie_1.0, whole genome shotgun sequence harbors:
- the taf8 gene encoding transcription initiation factor TFIID subunit 8 isoform X4 — translated: MADPAVASGGNLNAGMRSGGSKPTTSPAENYYLARRRTLQVVVSSLLTECGFESAEKAAVETLTEMMQSYITEVGRCAKASCEHTARSSPTLSDVVITLVEIGFNVDSLPLYAKRSQRMVITAPPVTNSPVIPKALIAGQKRTHPAYIPSHFPEFPDPHTYIKTPTFREPVSDYQVLREKAASQRRDVERALTRFMAKTGETQSLFKDDLTAFPLIAAKPSSIPYLSALLPSELELQSLEETDSSEQDDQTDSENNTNGMISEDTGADKENAVLPPGGGVPTVKNNEENMIDNPYLRPVKKPKKEMHSLVQLGTVHRFNRGTALMHNQLALYNAERLNCSVFLKEIQILSASGWSSNLL
- the taf8 gene encoding transcription initiation factor TFIID subunit 8 isoform X2 gives rise to the protein MADPAVASGGNLNAGMRSGGSKPTTSPAENYYLARRRTLQVVVSSLLTECGFESAEKAAVETLTEMMQSYITEVGRCAKASCEHTARSSPTLSDVVITLVEIGFNVDSLPLYAKRSQRMVITAPPVTNSPVIPKALIAGQKRTHPAYIPSHFPEFPDPHTYIKTPTFREPVSDYQVLREKAASQRRDVERALTRFMAKTGETQSLFKDDLTAFPLIAAKPSSIPYLSALLPSELELQSLEETDSSEQDDQTDSENNTNGMISEDTGADKENAVLPPGGGVPTVKNNEENMIDNPYLRPVKKPKKEMHSLVQLGTVHRFNRGTALMHNQLALYNAERLNCSVFLKAPHEFMEILEIQILSASGWSSNLL
- the taf8 gene encoding transcription initiation factor TFIID subunit 8 isoform X1 — translated: MADPAVASGGNLNAGMRSGGSKPTTSPAENYYLARRRTLQVVVSSLLTECGFESAEKAAVETLTEMMQSYITEVGRCAKASCEHTARSSPTLSDVVITLVEIGFNVDSLPLYAKRSQRMVITAPPVTNSPVIPKALIAGQKRTHPAYIPSHFPEFPDPHTYIKTPTFREPVSDYQVLREKAASQRRDVERALTRFMAKTGETQSLFKDDLTAFPLIAAKPSSIPYLSALLPSELELQSLEETDSSEQDDQTDSENNTNGMISEDTGADKENAVLPPGGGVPTVKNNEENMIDNPYLRPVKKPKKEMHSLVQLGTVHRFNRGTALMHNQLALYNAERLNCSVFLKAWALGTSLVIQTSSAMIPSDFMSHQARTHLVFVFCFILFHGHIINGLFISISHMKEIHTVLCSCKSMQLDFCM
- the taf8 gene encoding transcription initiation factor TFIID subunit 8 isoform X5; the encoded protein is MMQSYITEVGRCAKASCEHTARSSPTLSDVVITLVEIGFNVDSLPLYAKRSQRMVITAPPVTNSPVIPKALIAGQKRTHPAYIPSHFPEFPDPHTYIKTPTFREPVSDYQVLREKAASQRRDVERALTRFMAKTGETQSLFKDDLTAFPLIAAKPSSIPYLSALLPSELELQSLEETDSSEQDDQTDSENNTNGMISEDTGADKENAVLPPGGGVPTVKNNEENMIDNPYLRPVKKPKKEMHSLVQLGTVHRFNRGTALMHNQLALYNAERLNCSVFLKAWALGTSLVIQTSSAMIPSDFMSHQARTHLVFVFCFILFHGHIINGLFISISHMKEIHTVLCSCKSMQLDFCM
- the taf8 gene encoding transcription initiation factor TFIID subunit 8 isoform X3, translating into MADPAVASGGNLNAGMRSGGSKPTTSPAENYYLARRRTLQVVVSSLLTECGFESAEKAAVETLTEMMQSYITEVGRCAKASCEHTARSSPTLSDVVITLVEIGFNVDSLPLYAKRSQRMVITAPPVTNSPVIPKALIAGQKRTHPAYIPSHFPEFPDPHTYIKTPTFREPVSDYQVLREKAASQRRDVERALTRFMAKTGETQSLFKDDLTAFPLIAAKPSSIPYLSALLPSELELQSLEETDSSEQDDQTDSENNTNGMISEDTGADKENAVLPPGGGVPTVKNNEENMIDNPYLRPVKKPKKEMHSLVQLGTVHRFNRGTALMHNQLALYNAERLNCSVFLKGIQMSCLALCIKGIHIVDTVD
- the taf8 gene encoding transcription initiation factor TFIID subunit 8 isoform X6, with the protein product MADPAVASGGNLNAGMRSGGSKPTTSPAENYYLARRRTLQVVVSSLLTECGFESAEKAAVETLTEMMQSYITEVGRCAKASCEHTARSSPTLSDVVITLVEIGFNVDSLPLYAKRSQRMVITAPPVTNSPVIPKALIAGQKRTHPAYIPSHFPEFPDPHTYIKTPTFREPVSDYQVLREKAASQRRDVERALTRFMAKTGETQSLFKDDLTAFPLIAAKPSSIPYLSALLPSELELQSLEETDSSEQDDQTDSENNTNGMISEDTGADKENAVLPPGGGVPTVKNNEENMIDNPYLRPVKKPKVRRKK